From Microcaecilia unicolor chromosome 11, aMicUni1.1, whole genome shotgun sequence, the proteins below share one genomic window:
- the LOC115480976 gene encoding insulinoma-associated protein 1a-like, with protein MPRGFLVKRTKKAGPVSYRIRRDEELQPPAGFASVITSTWMQVKTTPTLPVATRSPQRPVSSFQHQSSLDRALNCSSPAGAESFPCPTSCPQLFSDAQMQAKLGSLCGQSKAKKAKSSSRDEVTTSPVLGLRIKDDPQDFQPRRQSASPLGEFICQLCREQYADPLSLAQHKCSRIVRVEYRCMECPKAFSCPANLASHRRWHKPRSPQEPQAKENQSPSLALAPCPAPSEDTYHCSHCTKTFRRQAYLRKHLALHRPAVVLAESNSRGPSPAVQVGASSKEGHRTAPYPVQEGPFPRYLRPASSSTSPAQLDII; from the coding sequence ATGCCCAGAGGCTTTTTGGTAAAGAGGACGAAGAAGGCAGGCCCTGTGTCTTACCGGATCCGCAGGGATGAGGAGCTGCAGCCTCCTGCCGGTTTTGCCAGTGTGATCACCTCCACCTGGATGCAGGTGAAGACTACCCCAACCCTTCCGGTGGCCACCCGCAGCCCCCAGCGGCCAGTCAGCAGTTTTCAGCACCAGAGCAGCCTGGACAGAGCCTTAAACTGCAGCTCCCCAGCGGGGGCCGAATCTTTCCCCTGCCCTACCTCCTGCCCCCAGCTGTTCTCCGATGCCCAGATGCAAGCCAAGCTGGGCTCCCTTTGTGGCCAGTCCAAAGCCAAAAAAGCCAAGAGCAGCAGCAGAGACGAGGTCACTACCTCCCCCGTCCTGGGCTTGAGGATCAAGGACGacccccaggactttcagcctagGAGGCAAAGCGCTAGCCCTCTGGGCGAGTTTATCTGCCAGCTGTGTAGGGAGCAATATGCAGACCCCCTGTCTCTAGCCCAGCACAAGTGCTCCAGGATCGTGAGGGTGGAATACCGCTGCATGGAGTGCCCCAAAGCCTTCAGCTGCCCGGCCAACCTGGCCTCCCACCGCCGCTGGCACAAGCCCAGGAGCCCCCAGGAGCCTCAGGCCAAAGAGAACCAGAGTCCTAGCCTGGCCCTGGCCCCTTGCCCTGCGCCTTCAGAGGACACCTACCACTGCTCCCACTGTACCAAGACCTTCCGGAGACAAGCATACCTGAGGAAACATTTAGCACTGCATAGGCCAGCTGTGGTGCTGGCTGAGAGCAACAGCAGGGGGCCCTCCCCAGCTGTGCAAGTGGGGGCCAGCAGCAAAGAGGGCCACAGGACAGCCCCCTACCCAGTCCAGGAGGGCCCCTTCCCAAGGTACCTCCGGCCTGCCAGCAGTTCGACCAGTCCAGCTCAACTGGACATCATATAA